DNA sequence from the Candidatus Poribacteria bacterium genome:
TTCTGATTCTTTAGGGGGTTAAATAACTAAAATAACATGAGTTTGATAATGGGAATTGAAAGAGACCCTGTAGGTGTTTTTGCTTGGGTGTTTCCGCCAGGTAGAGCGATGAAAGCCCCAGAATCCTTTAGTTTGCCCAGAAACGCCTCTTTTTTCATGACGCATTGAAAAAATAAACAGAGCGAAACCCGACAATCCACCGCCAGCGAGGTTTCCCAACCTCGCCACTTTAGAGTGGATGCGAAGCAAACGGACGCAGCAGCCCAGGAGGACATAATTAAAAAAATGTCTACTCAACGCAATTCGGAAGCACTTCGACAGAACGGACTCACACCTCAGCAGAAGCAGCAATTTCTCGATGATGGATTTCTATTCGTCCGGGACGTGCTGCCAAATGAGGCACTTCAGCCGTTGATTGATGAGTTAGCACAATTAGTTGATGACGGAACTCAGGCGGCAATCAAACACGGTATCCTTGACCCGTCGGATACGTATGACGATGAGTCGTTTGACACGAGATTAGCACGGGTATCAAGTGCTTGTTCCGATCCGAACTGGATTTGGAGCAACTATTTCAGGGACCAGAAAATTCGAACCGCTGGAATGTTCACGCTCAGGACGGCACCCTCACTCCTCGATGTTGTTGGCTCCCTCATCGGTGAGGAGATCTTTGCACATCCGCAGTTTAATTACCGAGCCAAATTGCCGGATCAAGCGATTACTGTTATCCCATGGCATCAAGATTTGGCGTATCTCATCCCTGATGAAGCGGGTGATACATTGGTTGTGAACGTTTGGCTTCCGCTCGTTCGGGCAACGGAAGAGAGTGGATGCATGCAAGTCATCCGAGGTTCACACCGCCACAATCTCATTGCGCACAACTACCAAGATCAGACCCCCGGGCATACGGGAGGTAAAGGTATCAGCGATGAGGAATTACCGCCCGGTGATGTCGT
Encoded proteins:
- a CDS encoding phytanoyl-CoA dioxygenase family protein, translated to MSTQRNSEALRQNGLTPQQKQQFLDDGFLFVRDVLPNEALQPLIDELAQLVDDGTQAAIKHGILDPSDTYDDESFDTRLARVSSACSDPNWIWSNYFRDQKIRTAGMFTLRTAPSLLDVVGSLIGEEIFAHPQFNYRAKLPDQAITVIPWHQDLAYLIPDEAGDTLVVNVWLPLVRATEESGCMQVIRGSHRHNLIAHNYQDQTPGHTGGKGISDEELPPGDVVTAELEAGDVLLTSERVVHRGLPNRSDTVRWSVDTR